In Flavobacteriaceae bacterium, the following proteins share a genomic window:
- the rnr gene encoding ribonuclease R yields MTRKKKKKSSNKISNLTNTILSILKKDRNQTFNYKQIAAKLGVNDASSRNQIIKTLHKLAAKQEIEQVDRGKFKAIITSEYFTGIFDASARGSGYVITDAFEDDIFIASNNTNKALNGDEVELYVYKRRKQGKLEGEITNIIKRAKNDYVGVIQIHKNYAFVIADSHKMHTDIFVPLNKINKAEEGDKVLVSLDDWPEKADSPFGKVLKVLGKPGEHNTEIHSILAEYGLPYEFPHEVEEYANKLDTSIQEEEIKKRRDMRNVLTFTIDPKDAKDFDDALSFQVLENGNYEIGIHIADVSHYVQEGTILDDEAYERATSVYLVDRVVPMLPEVLSNNACSLRPHEEKYTFSAVFEINDKAQIKNQWFGRTVTYSDARFAYEEAQAIIENKSNDIPAGVSLTGKAYKTDQAIANATLKLDELAKIMRKQRMGEGAISFDKVEVKFNLDETANPIGVYFKTSKDANKLIEEFMLLANKKVAEFIGKQNPKKTFVYRVHDEPDDQKLAALQNIVGRFGYKLDFRDRKSTTQSLNSLLKEVNGKKEQNLVDTLAIRTMSKAEYTTNNIGHYGLAFDYYSHFTSPIRRYPDVMAHRLLQYYLDGGKSANEEVFEERCSHSSNMENLATKAERDSIKYMQIKFMQDHKDEEFKGVISGVTDWGIYVEIITNKCEGMVRIRDIKDDYYTFDQDEYALIGQETKNMYQLGDEVIVKVKQTDLVKKHLDFHLIGKSEN; encoded by the coding sequence ATGACAAGAAAGAAAAAAAAGAAATCATCTAACAAGATTTCTAACTTAACAAATACAATTCTAAGTATTTTAAAAAAAGATAGAAACCAAACCTTCAACTACAAACAAATAGCAGCAAAATTAGGAGTTAATGATGCCAGTAGTCGCAATCAAATTATAAAAACGCTACACAAATTAGCTGCTAAACAAGAAATTGAACAAGTAGATCGTGGTAAATTTAAAGCCATAATAACTTCAGAATATTTTACTGGTATTTTTGATGCCTCAGCTAGAGGGTCTGGCTATGTAATTACAGATGCGTTTGAAGATGATATTTTTATAGCTTCAAATAATACAAACAAAGCTCTAAATGGAGATGAAGTAGAATTATATGTTTATAAACGACGTAAACAAGGTAAGCTTGAAGGTGAAATAACAAATATTATAAAACGAGCAAAAAATGATTATGTAGGTGTCATTCAAATTCATAAAAATTATGCATTTGTGATTGCAGATAGTCATAAAATGCATACAGATATTTTTGTACCGCTAAATAAAATAAATAAAGCAGAAGAAGGTGATAAAGTATTAGTAAGCCTTGACGATTGGCCAGAAAAAGCAGATTCTCCATTTGGTAAAGTGCTGAAAGTTTTAGGAAAACCAGGAGAACATAATACAGAAATTCATTCTATACTTGCTGAATATGGATTACCTTATGAATTTCCTCATGAAGTAGAAGAGTATGCAAATAAACTAGATACATCAATACAAGAAGAAGAAATTAAAAAGCGTCGTGATATGCGTAACGTATTAACGTTTACAATCGATCCTAAGGATGCTAAAGACTTTGATGATGCATTATCCTTTCAAGTTCTTGAAAATGGAAATTATGAGATTGGAATTCATATTGCAGATGTATCACATTATGTCCAAGAAGGAACTATTTTAGATGATGAAGCTTATGAACGTGCTACATCGGTGTATTTAGTAGATCGTGTAGTACCTATGCTTCCAGAAGTACTCTCAAACAATGCTTGTTCATTACGACCACATGAAGAAAAATATACATTTTCAGCCGTATTTGAAATTAATGATAAAGCACAAATAAAAAATCAGTGGTTTGGACGTACAGTAACGTATAGTGATGCGCGTTTTGCTTATGAAGAAGCACAAGCTATTATTGAAAATAAAAGTAATGACATTCCAGCAGGTGTATCTTTAACAGGAAAGGCATATAAAACAGATCAAGCAATTGCAAATGCTACTTTAAAACTTGATGAACTCGCTAAAATTATGCGAAAACAACGTATGGGAGAAGGCGCTATTTCTTTCGATAAAGTAGAAGTTAAATTTAATTTAGATGAAACAGCAAATCCAATAGGTGTATATTTTAAAACATCTAAAGATGCTAATAAGCTAATTGAAGAGTTTATGTTGTTAGCTAATAAAAAAGTAGCAGAATTTATAGGAAAACAAAATCCTAAAAAAACATTTGTATATCGAGTTCATGACGAGCCAGATGATCAAAAGTTGGCAGCATTACAAAATATAGTAGGACGTTTTGGATATAAGCTAGACTTTAGAGATCGAAAAAGTACAACACAATCTTTAAATAGTTTGCTAAAAGAAGTTAATGGTAAAAAAGAGCAAAATTTAGTTGATACACTTGCTATTCGTACCATGAGTAAAGCTGAATATACAACTAATAATATTGGGCATTATGGATTAGCTTTTGATTATTATAGCCATTTTACATCGCCTATTCGACGTTATCCTGATGTGATGGCACATCGTTTATTACAATATTATTTAGATGGAGGTAAATCTGCCAATGAAGAAGTTTTTGAAGAACGCTGTTCTCATTCATCTAATATGGAAAATTTGGCTACAAAAGCCGAAAGAGATTCTATAAAATATATGCAGATTAAATTCATGCAAGATCATAAAGATGAAGAATTTAAAGGAGTTATATCTGGAGTGACAGACTGGGGAATCTATGTTGAAATTATTACAAATAAATGTGAAGGTATGGTTAGGATTAGAGATATAAAAGATGATTATTATACTTTTGATCAAGATGAATATGCTTTAATAGGTCAAGAAACTAAGAATATGTATCAATTAGGAGATGAGGTTATTGTTAAAGTTAAACAAACTGATTTAGTGAAAAAACACTTAGATTTTCATTTAATAGGAAAATCAGAAAATTAA
- a CDS encoding T9SS C-terminal target domain-containing protein translates to MKRAIFLLLFPLLTFSQIQIGDDINGDNIGDLFGNKTAISSDGTIIAIGAPGFDINPTMPGYVRILENQSGIWNQIGNDINGDNVGDLFGNSISLSANGNIIAIGADESDKGYVRIFQYDNVNDIWNQIGSDINGQESGDTFGNSVSLSDDGTILAIGSINSDNGSLTEIDFGRVQVYENQLGVWTQIGQNLDGTDELDLFGESVSLSSDGSIVAIGADIGNLDDSGYVRIYKFNTSTDLWEQIGDDIDGEAADDFSGFSISLSADGNIIAIGAGDNDGVNGIDSGHVRVYENQLDTWIQIGQDIDGEAADDLSGESVDLSANGNVIAIGSFFNSDGGLDSGHVRIYEFNISTNLWEQIGNDINGEAADDFSGTVSLSSDGTTLIIGSEGNNGDVGYARVFDLSTTLSINDFELENFVMYPNPTSDIINIELNQGSILEKVNIYNTLGQMLQTQTINRVDLSKLTSGNYYVEVITDKGKTTKQIIVD, encoded by the coding sequence ATGAAAAGAGCTATATTTTTACTATTATTCCCTTTATTAACATTTTCTCAAATTCAAATAGGTGATGATATTAATGGAGATAACATAGGTGATTTATTTGGAAATAAAACAGCAATATCATCTGATGGTACTATAATTGCAATAGGCGCACCTGGTTTTGATATTAATCCTACTATGCCTGGATACGTTCGTATTTTAGAAAATCAATCAGGAATTTGGAATCAAATAGGTAATGATATTAATGGAGATAATGTAGGCGATTTATTTGGAAATAGCATAAGTTTATCTGCTAATGGCAATATAATTGCAATTGGTGCAGATGAAAGTGATAAAGGATATGTAAGGATCTTTCAATATGATAATGTAAATGATATTTGGAATCAAATAGGAAGTGATATTAATGGACAAGAATCGGGAGATACTTTTGGGAATTCTGTTAGTTTATCTGATGATGGAACCATATTAGCTATTGGTAGTATTAATAGTGACAATGGAAGTTTAACTGAAATTGACTTTGGAAGAGTTCAAGTTTATGAAAATCAATTAGGAGTCTGGACTCAAATCGGTCAAAATTTAGATGGAACTGACGAACTTGATTTATTTGGAGAAAGTGTATCATTATCTTCAGATGGTAGTATAGTAGCAATAGGAGCAGATATAGGTAATTTAGATGACTCTGGTTATGTACGTATTTATAAATTTAATACATCTACAGACTTATGGGAACAAATAGGTGATGATATTGATGGAGAAGCTGCTGATGATTTTTCAGGCTTTAGTATAAGTTTATCTGCTGATGGTAATATAATTGCAATTGGAGCTGGTGATAATGATGGAGTGAATGGTATAGATTCTGGTCATGTAAGAGTCTATGAAAATCAATTAGATACTTGGATTCAAATTGGGCAAGATATAGATGGAGAAGCAGCAGATGATTTATCTGGAGAAAGTGTTGATTTATCTGCTAATGGTAATGTGATTGCTATAGGCTCTTTTTTTAATAGTGATGGAGGTTTAGATTCAGGTCACGTAAGAATTTATGAATTTAATATATCTACAAATTTATGGGAACAAATAGGTAATGATATTAATGGAGAAGCTGCTGATGATTTTTCAGGAACTGTGAGTTTGTCTTCAGATGGAACTACTTTGATAATAGGATCTGAAGGAAATAATGGAGATGTAGGCTATGCTAGAGTTTTTGATTTATCTACTACTTTATCAATAAATGATTTTGAATTAGAAAACTTTGTGATGTATCCTAACCCAACATCAGATATTATAAATATTGAATTAAATCAAGGTTCTATCTTAGAAAAAGTAAATATTTATAATACTCTTGGTCAAATGCTACAAACTCAAACTATAAATAGAGTTGATTTAAGTAAATTAACTTCTGGTAATTATTATGTAGAAGTAATTACTGATAAAGGAAAAACTACAAAACAAATTATTGTAGATTAA
- the rpiB gene encoding ribose 5-phosphate isomerase B: protein MKISIGNDHAGTDYKFAIIKHLEAKGYTINNYGTDASDSVDYPDFVHPVANDIDNEKVDFGILICGSANGVAMTANKHQGVRAGICWTKEITELTRQHNNANVICIPARYTAIQQVIQMVDVFLETEFEGGRHQNRVDKIALSC from the coding sequence ATGAAAATTTCAATAGGTAACGATCACGCTGGAACAGATTATAAATTCGCTATTATTAAACATTTAGAAGCTAAAGGTTATACAATTAATAATTATGGTACAGATGCAAGTGATAGTGTAGATTACCCAGATTTTGTGCATCCTGTTGCAAATGATATTGATAATGAAAAAGTAGATTTTGGAATTTTAATTTGCGGAAGTGCCAATGGTGTAGCAATGACTGCTAATAAACATCAAGGTGTACGTGCTGGGATTTGTTGGACTAAAGAAATTACCGAACTTACTAGACAGCATAATAATGCTAACGTTATTTGTATTCCTGCACGTTACACAGCTATACAACAAGTTATACAAATGGTAGATGTTTTTTTAGAAACTGAATTTGAAGGTGGTCGTCATCAAAATCGTGTCGATAAAATAGCATTATCATGTTAA
- a CDS encoding GNAT family N-acetyltransferase, protein MITIETKTFQELTTTELYDLLQLRSDVFVVEQDCVYLDIDGKDKKALHVIGKKNDKIVAYTRLFKSGDYFDNASIGRVVVLNSERTHKYGYDIMKASIKAIHDFYNETIIKLSAQVYLKQFYNNLGFIETGEEYLEDGIPHILMQLN, encoded by the coding sequence ATGATTACTATAGAGACTAAAACTTTTCAAGAATTAACAACTACAGAATTATATGATTTATTACAATTACGTAGTGATGTATTTGTAGTAGAACAAGACTGCGTATATCTTGATATTGATGGAAAAGATAAAAAAGCACTACATGTTATTGGTAAGAAAAATGATAAAATAGTTGCTTATACACGACTTTTTAAATCGGGAGATTATTTTGATAATGCAAGCATAGGTAGAGTAGTAGTTTTAAATTCTGAACGTACTCATAAATATGGATATGATATTATGAAAGCGTCTATAAAAGCTATTCATGATTTTTATAATGAAACGATTATAAAACTGTCTGCTCAAGTATATTTAAAGCAATTTTATAATAATTTAGGTTTTATTGAAACAGGAGAGGAGTATTTAGAAGATGGGATTCCGCATATTTTAATGCAATTAAATTAA
- a CDS encoding OmpA family protein, translating into MKNSPFILFFFIHVFIFSQNKIKHDVYFDTDSYSVKETEQNRLMIFIDSIKSIDAGKISIFGFCDDRGSNSYNLKLSNQRANTIKRLFIKNEIDSTIITNVDGKGELLLKIINTNNTDLVRGLNRKVEILVTLKPKVEIPELVVVKKKVNETVEVLKKELHVGDKITLKNILFKNGFSTILDESRETLQEIAQILVERENIYFTIQGHVCCTYRTRDAVDAKTKKRNLSLARAQFIYDYLAEKGVKRNRMKFEGLKRKFPLGGDPKLDRRVEIKITHIAEQD; encoded by the coding sequence ATGAAAAATAGCCCCTTTATTTTATTCTTTTTCATTCATGTTTTTATATTTTCTCAAAATAAAATAAAACATGATGTCTATTTTGACACCGATAGTTATAGTGTTAAAGAGACTGAACAAAATAGATTAATGATCTTTATAGATAGTATAAAATCTATTGATGCAGGAAAGATTTCAATTTTTGGGTTTTGTGATGATAGAGGCAGCAATTCGTATAATTTAAAACTATCTAATCAACGTGCAAACACTATTAAACGATTATTTATTAAAAATGAAATAGATTCCACTATAATCACCAATGTAGATGGAAAAGGAGAATTATTACTTAAAATTATAAATACAAATAATACTGATTTAGTACGTGGATTAAATAGAAAAGTTGAGATTCTAGTTACTCTCAAACCCAAAGTGGAAATTCCTGAACTTGTTGTCGTTAAAAAAAAAGTTAATGAAACTGTTGAGGTTTTAAAAAAAGAGCTTCATGTTGGTGATAAAATTACTTTAAAAAATATTTTATTTAAAAATGGGTTTAGTACTATTTTAGATGAATCTAGAGAAACACTTCAAGAAATAGCGCAAATCTTAGTAGAGCGAGAAAATATATATTTTACAATACAAGGCCATGTTTGTTGTACATATAGAACAAGAGATGCTGTGGATGCTAAAACAAAAAAAAGAAATTTATCACTCGCTAGAGCTCAATTTATTTACGATTATTTAGCTGAAAAAGGTGTGAAGAGAAATCGTATGAAGTTTGAAGGTTTAAAGAGAAAGTTTCCTTTAGGTGGTGATCCAAAACTTGACAGACGAGTTGAGATAAAAATCACTCATATTGCAGAACAAGATTAA
- a CDS encoding S41 family peptidase, protein MKKLIKKRVIIPVLAITILFTGTAFKTDFFEIAKQIEIFTTLFKELNMNYVDETNPGDLMDTAIKNMLKDLDPYTTFLNEQDVEAARINNTGDYTGIGANVKTLKDKLVIIEPYKDYPADKAGLKAGDEIIKVENIVIADFKDNAGDLLRGSAGSKVNVTYLRQGKTNTATITREEVEVKAVPLFDMVDDKTGYIALSRFNNKASKETADALKELKAGGAERIILDLRGNPGGLLIEAINIVNLFVPKGELVVTTKSKVQKYNRAYRTTKEPIDTQIPLVVVIDGGSASASEIVSGSLQDLDRAVIIGSRSFGKGLVQRPKPLTYGTQLKITISRYYTPSGRCIQALDYWNRDEDGNAVLTKQENYNEFKTKNGRSVFDGGGVNPDVEIELSKPTTITKAVEKDNYIFNYATNYFYNNTVSDINTFKFSDSDFNKFKSYLKSNNFAFETKTEKAIDAAMLVASEEELIDELSSDYNKLISSINSLKNKAIDANKEQLKRLIESEIIKRYFYREGLYQYYLSNNEEINTAKAILANPKRYRGYLN, encoded by the coding sequence ATGAAAAAATTAATTAAAAAAAGAGTTATAATTCCTGTTTTGGCAATTACAATTCTTTTCACAGGAACTGCTTTTAAAACTGATTTTTTTGAAATAGCAAAGCAAATAGAAATTTTCACAACCTTATTTAAGGAGTTAAATATGAATTATGTGGATGAAACTAATCCTGGAGATTTAATGGATACAGCTATTAAAAATATGCTTAAAGATCTTGATCCATATACTACATTTTTAAATGAACAAGATGTTGAAGCTGCACGAATTAATAACACTGGAGATTATACAGGTATTGGCGCTAATGTAAAAACACTTAAGGATAAATTAGTAATTATTGAACCTTATAAAGATTACCCTGCTGATAAAGCAGGCCTAAAAGCTGGTGATGAAATTATTAAAGTAGAAAATATTGTAATTGCAGATTTTAAAGATAATGCAGGCGATTTATTACGAGGTTCAGCTGGATCTAAAGTAAATGTTACTTATTTAAGACAAGGAAAAACAAATACAGCAACCATAACAAGAGAAGAAGTTGAGGTAAAAGCGGTACCTCTTTTTGATATGGTAGATGATAAAACAGGTTATATTGCTCTATCTCGATTTAATAACAAGGCTTCAAAAGAAACAGCAGATGCTTTAAAAGAATTAAAAGCTGGTGGTGCAGAACGTATTATTTTAGATTTAAGAGGTAACCCTGGAGGTTTATTAATAGAAGCGATAAATATTGTAAATTTATTTGTTCCTAAAGGCGAGTTGGTTGTTACTACAAAATCTAAAGTTCAAAAATATAATAGAGCGTATCGCACAACAAAAGAGCCTATAGATACTCAAATTCCTTTAGTTGTTGTAATTGATGGCGGAAGTGCTTCTGCTAGTGAAATTGTTTCAGGGTCATTACAAGATTTAGATCGTGCAGTTATTATTGGTTCTCGTAGTTTTGGTAAAGGGCTCGTACAACGTCCTAAACCATTAACATATGGAACACAATTAAAAATTACTATCTCGAGATATTACACACCTTCAGGGCGTTGTATTCAAGCATTAGATTACTGGAATCGTGACGAAGATGGTAATGCTGTACTCACAAAACAAGAAAATTACAACGAATTTAAAACTAAAAATGGACGTTCTGTTTTTGATGGAGGAGGCGTAAATCCTGATGTAGAAATAGAGCTTTCTAAACCTACTACCATAACTAAAGCTGTAGAAAAAGACAACTATATTTTTAACTACGCAACTAATTATTTTTATAATAACACGGTTTCAGATATTAATACTTTTAAATTTTCTGATTCTGACTTTAATAAATTCAAATCCTATTTAAAATCTAACAACTTTGCTTTTGAAACTAAAACTGAAAAAGCCATTGACGCTGCAATGTTAGTTGCATCTGAAGAAGAGTTAATAGACGAACTCTCTAGTGATTATAATAAACTTATCTCTAGTATTAACTCTTTAAAGAATAAAGCCATTGATGCTAATAAAGAACAATTAAAGCGTTTAATAGAAAGTGAAATTATTAAACGTTATTTCTACAGAGAAGGATTGTATCAATACTACTTATCTAACAATGAGGAGATAAATACAGCAAAAGCCATTTTAGCTAATCCTAAAAGATATAGAGGATATTTAAATTAA
- the rnpA gene encoding ribonuclease P protein component: protein MKQTYKKTEKLKSKKLIDKLFSEGEFVSVYPLRLVYKSISFEDPVIAKTGVSVSKRNFKTAVDRNHIKRLLREAYRLNKASYFNNITTQYAFMILYIGKEKFEFHQIESKMKLLFEKFSKKEAQTKNIL from the coding sequence ATGAAACAGACTTATAAAAAAACGGAAAAGCTAAAGAGTAAAAAACTCATTGATAAGCTATTTTCTGAAGGAGAGTTCGTTTCTGTATACCCTCTCCGTTTAGTCTATAAATCTATTTCTTTTGAAGATCCTGTTATAGCAAAAACAGGGGTTTCTGTTTCAAAAAGAAATTTTAAAACTGCAGTAGATAGAAATCATATTAAACGATTGTTAAGAGAAGCATATCGGCTTAACAAAGCCTCATATTTTAACAACATTACAACACAGTATGCGTTTATGATTTTGTACATTGGAAAAGAAAAATTTGAGTTTCATCAAATCGAATCAAAAATGAAATTATTGTTTGAGAAATTTTCTAAAAAAGAAGCTCAAACAAAAAACATATTATAG
- a CDS encoding T9SS C-terminal target domain-containing protein gives MFKIMKSFYNVTPLTRIKKNSNQLLKHNYKFKLLVVFFLFINFYLVGQTVNTTLATEIEDRFSLLEKNRIPHNILLDYGIEFIDISKYDGVLRNDNHTSKSMYLETYNTIVSSCTVLGTPGIVAPIAENDEWQTLQKQQNDTNKGSATAPLILSGLYFNYSKIRSDALATNKIQIVSGGGGFPIEDDEFPDLNDPSFPIIIGGGISRYDDKYIFGQWQNPYETKTVFAITTPTQTIHRSSVSVSLPTTLWHTNASITNIEVDLGNGTGYKTLNNGASANATYTSAGTYIWTYRVRLSNGQYKYSRQNINITASQSQVLQSIQGANSTCGVQLQNIIATRAFSGQLGTATLQIAYSNNQCELRKPLIVAEGFDTELMADRGRIGDTDIQTFFNSVNNSGGDQLRNLITNNTTEAYDIVYVNWDNGTDFIQRNAFVLQAVINWVNANKVTNTPNVVLGQSMGGLVARYALRDMENRSESHDTGLYISHDAPHQGANVPIGALYMSRHLVDQVIGTPLNFVIDLASGGMSANTIRDLLDAPATRQLLINNVNSNFAVDNSLHNAWQNELRTLGYPQQTRNIAISNASHCAAPQEISAGERLFTLDGFGRTSFLGGLALSFTGLGAFAAILTSVLFDEAGFLIGILPGGSRFNLDFRINAYPSSGTNQSYFGKISIRKTLLFLIPINITITERSFNSPSNTLPFDSFPGGVNTALQDFENIDVFESGILGRLGLTVDLNPNFDFIPAASALDVGSNSTALNGNDYNEIYTAANPPTGNKAIPFDNFTTSFNTSTINERHITFNRLNGDWLAEELDTDPTIEVFDCSFICSNTGISGPDEVCNNASFSVANGASFYNWVITEGSSIATISGNGTPNITLNQTGSNAGYVTLSLVFGDNGAKCGNIAVTKRVFVGQRFVDNISFANGIGEEGYFCTSHNGNTYDIYPKIANVNYQYRLLRFPSLNVVYTSSPFVSDSGEITFIPSPGYYVFEARITNSCGTSDWFGFEVEYLDCSVGGGFGDEEGFDFAVFPNPGSFEFNIAEIDGESNNITNTQSINTLNVSSIQNTSFSINTNGSDNKKNNKKETKDITQIKIYDFTGNVIKQKQTGNLKNVNIQNLKDGIYFLQIITGDTEEIHRVIVKK, from the coding sequence ATGTTCAAAATTATGAAATCTTTTTACAATGTAACTCCTTTAACTAGAATCAAAAAAAATAGCAATCAGTTATTAAAACATAACTATAAATTTAAATTACTTGTTGTATTCTTTTTGTTTATTAACTTTTATTTGGTAGGACAAACCGTTAATACAACCTTAGCCACAGAGATAGAGGATAGGTTTAGTCTTCTCGAAAAAAACAGAATTCCACATAATATCTTATTGGATTATGGTATTGAGTTTATAGACATTAGCAAATACGATGGGGTATTACGTAACGATAATCATACCAGTAAGTCGATGTATCTCGAAACCTATAATACCATAGTATCGTCTTGTACTGTATTGGGTACACCGGGCATAGTGGCACCTATTGCAGAAAATGATGAGTGGCAAACATTGCAAAAACAACAAAACGATACCAATAAAGGAAGCGCTACAGCTCCGCTTATTTTAAGTGGCTTATATTTTAATTACTCTAAAATTAGAAGTGATGCCTTAGCAACAAATAAAATACAAATAGTATCTGGTGGAGGAGGTTTTCCTATCGAAGATGATGAGTTTCCAGATTTAAACGACCCTAGTTTTCCCATTATAATAGGAGGTGGAATAAGCAGGTATGACGATAAATATATTTTTGGGCAATGGCAAAACCCTTACGAAACTAAAACGGTATTTGCCATTACTACACCTACACAAACCATACATCGTTCCAGTGTTTCAGTATCCTTACCAACCACACTATGGCATACCAATGCCAGTATTACCAATATTGAAGTCGATTTAGGGAACGGTACAGGTTATAAAACCCTTAATAATGGTGCATCTGCAAATGCAACTTATACTAGTGCTGGCACATACATCTGGACCTATCGGGTACGATTAAGTAATGGGCAGTATAAATACAGCCGTCAAAACATTAATATTACAGCATCGCAATCTCAAGTTTTACAAAGTATTCAAGGTGCCAACTCAACTTGTGGTGTACAATTGCAAAATATTATAGCTACACGTGCCTTTTCCGGGCAATTAGGCACGGCGACATTACAGATTGCATATAGCAATAACCAATGCGAATTGCGTAAGCCTTTAATTGTGGCAGAAGGTTTTGATACTGAACTAATGGCAGATAGGGGGCGTATAGGAGATACGGATATTCAAACCTTTTTCAATAGTGTAAATAATTCAGGAGGTGATCAATTAAGAAACCTAATCACCAACAATACAACAGAAGCTTATGATATTGTATATGTTAACTGGGATAATGGTACCGATTTTATACAACGCAATGCCTTTGTATTACAGGCGGTTATAAATTGGGTAAATGCCAATAAAGTAACTAACACTCCTAACGTGGTATTGGGGCAAAGTATGGGAGGTTTGGTCGCGCGTTATGCCCTACGGGATATGGAAAATCGTAGTGAGTCTCACGACACGGGTTTGTATATAAGTCACGATGCGCCACATCAAGGGGCTAATGTGCCTATTGGTGCTTTGTATATGTCGCGACATCTTGTAGATCAAGTTATAGGCACTCCACTTAACTTTGTAATAGATCTAGCTTCCGGGGGTATGAGTGCAAATACAATTAGAGATTTGTTAGATGCACCAGCAACCAGGCAATTATTAATAAATAATGTAAACAGTAATTTTGCAGTAGACAACTCACTCCATAATGCATGGCAAAACGAACTCAGAACATTGGGGTACCCACAACAAACCAGAAATATAGCAATTAGTAATGCCAGCCACTGTGCAGCACCTCAAGAAATCTCTGCAGGCGAGCGCTTGTTTACTTTAGATGGATTTGGAAGAACGAGTTTTTTAGGAGGTTTGGCATTATCGTTTACTGGGCTTGGCGCTTTCGCGGCAATTTTAACTTCTGTATTGTTTGACGAAGCTGGGTTTTTAATTGGTATCCTTCCAGGAGGGAGTCGTTTTAATTTAGATTTTAGAATTAATGCTTACCCCAGTAGTGGCACAAATCAATCTTATTTTGGAAAAATTAGTATAAGAAAAACACTTTTGTTTTTAATCCCTATAAATATTACCATTACTGAACGTTCATTTAATTCGCCATCGAATACGTTACCCTTCGATTCATTTCCTGGGGGAGTAAATACAGCTTTACAGGATTTTGAAAACATTGATGTTTTTGAAAGTGGTATTTTAGGGCGTCTTGGACTAACAGTAGATTTAAACCCAAATTTCGATTTTATTCCAGCAGCGAGTGCTTTAGATGTTGGAAGTAATTCTACAGCACTTAATGGTAATGATTATAATGAGATATATACAGCAGCAAACCCACCAACAGGAAATAAGGCAATTCCTTTTGATAATTTTACAACATCTTTTAATACCTCTACAATTAACGAAAGGCATATTACTTTTAACAGATTAAATGGCGATTGGCTGGCAGAAGAATTGGACACAGATCCTACAATCGAAGTTTTTGATTGTAGTTTTATATGCTCTAATACTGGGATATCTGGACCAGACGAAGTTTGTAATAATGCATCATTCTCGGTAGCAAATGGGGCATCATTTTATAATTGGGTTATAACAGAAGGAAGCTCTATAGCTACTATTTCTGGGAATGGAACGCCAAATATTACATTAAACCAAACAGGTTCTAATGCAGGTTATGTAACCTTATCTCTTGTTTTTGGAGATAATGGTGCTAAATGCGGAAACATAGCGGTTACTAAACGAGTGTTTGTAGGACAGCGATTTGTTGATAATATAAGTTTTGCAAATGGTATAGGAGAAGAAGGTTATTTTTGCACAAGTCATAATGGAAATACCTATGATATTTACCCTAAAATAGCCAATGTTAATTATCAATATCGTTTATTAAGATTTCCAAGTTTAAATGTAGTTTACACCTCATCTCCTTTTGTTTCAGATTCAGGGGAAATTACTTTTATTCCTTCTCCTGGGTATTATGTATTTGAAGCCAGAATAACAAACTCTTGTGGGACTTCAGATTGGTTTGGGTTTGAAGTAGAATATTTAGATTGTAGTGTTGGAGGTGGTTTTGGTGATGAAGAAGGTTTTGATTTTGCAGTATTTCCTAATCCAGGGTCATTTGAGTTTAACATTGCAGAAATTGATGGTGAAAGTAATAATATAACAAATACACAAAGCATAAATACATTAAATGTTTCTAGTATTCAAAATACAAGCTTTAGTATAAATACAAACGGAAGTGATAATAAAAAGAATAACAAAAAAGAAACTAAAGATATTACTCAAATAAAAATTTACGATTTTACAGGAAATGTAATAAAACAGAAGCAGACTGGTAATTTAAAGAACGTGAATATACAAAATCTCAAAGATGGTATTTACTTTTTGCAAATCATTACTGGTGATACTGAAGAAATTCATCGAGTAATTGTAAAAAAATAA